The segment CTCATACAAGAAAATAAGTTTGATCATCACGATGTAGAACTTACATATAAGCTTTAGCGAATTGTTCTTACCAAACATTATCACCGAAGCCCAAGCCCGTACTCTGACTAGGAAAAGTGGATAGTGCTAGCCTCCGTTTCAACTACCCTgcttaaatgtaaaaaaaaaaaaaaaattaaaagtcacTACTAAAAAAACTGTGAATACTGACCTCAAAATTATCTACTTCTAATGAAAGTTggtattgttttaaaaaaatataaaataaatttttaaagaaaatcgaCACCCTGAAATCAAATTTtatgcaagaaaaaaaaatacaaaaaaaaccaCGTATAGACATCTGGAGGTTGAAAATTTTcacgaaaaataaataaatacaagaaatacagaTCGCTTGTAGTCtatattgaattaataaataaataatagtatttcattttatctcaattaaatatgaaaaataaaaaaaaattatgataaatttaattaaaccgTCCTCTGGAGGAcgattatatgaaaaataaaaaataaaaaaaatcctaatatCAACTTTGAAagttgataaaattaaattttacgttattaaattaattttcattaaaatatttatatagggACTAGTAGAAGTCgatatctttatttttgtttaattagttttagTAAAACCAACCTACAATGCGTAATACAATtatcaaaagaacaaaattcctttgaatatcaatattatttaatttaacatgattaattttagagaaaagacataaagagaccatcgaagttgtcccatatttgcataaagacacctaaacttttGAAGTGTCCTATCACAccactaaacaactatatatcgtTGTAAATTGGCCATTTTTAGTCATTCCATCTTCTATGTAATGCGCGTGCTGCTCACTCTCTAggaacccgacccgacccaacccttttttttgaagaaaatttgtGAACTCCTtcctttcatttcatttctcaactttttcctaaaaaatcaAACGAAATACACTGTGTTCTTGTTGTTGAcgatagtgttgttgttgacaTTCTTGTTTTTCATCATTGTCGATCGTTGTTGATGTGTATTTGTGAAGATTTTTGGAGATTGAAGGTCTAACAGGTTAGGGTTCTAAAATCTGCACTTTTTTTTTACGATTATTCTGATTTTATGGATTATTATAGTGTAGGATTGTTAGAATCGACCTCCTACAGTTGCCATTGTTAGGATATTTTTGAGTATGTTGGGTAATCGACTTAGTTAGTGTAGGGTATTGTGTTATTGACTTAATGCAACTGTTAATGATAAGGgttttgtgattgtgttttagGTTAGGGTTAGATGTTATCCACTTAGTTCGAATGTTATTATTTGTCTCTTATTCATTTGTAGACTTCAATTTGTACAATAACAACTGCTTATGTTAGTGTTTTTGTTCTGTTAGTACTGTTAAAGCTTAATGTTAGTGCTTTATTCTACTGTTGTTAGTTAGTGTTTCTGTTGTTGTTATTTGTTAGTGATTATGTTTGTTGTGTACAACTTGTTAGAGTTAGTTATTGAAATGTGTGTTTGAattgtgtttgttgttgttacatgatTTTTCAAGATGACTTTTACTCTTATAACTTTAAGATGGTATCATGGGGGGGAAATAGATTTTGGTCCACCACCTAAATATATTGGGGGGCATGTGACAGAATTCTTAGGTGTAGATGTTGATAGAATGTCTTATTTTGAGTTGAGGGACTACATAAAGGAACTAGGATATACAATAGATTGTGATTTTTTCATCAAGTGGGATGGGTTATTGGTCCTTGTTGATAATGATAAGGTTATATTTGACCTTTTCAATATGGTGAATGATGGGGATACAGTGAAGGTGTATGTTTTTCATGGGGTTAGTGAAGCTAATCAGGCCCCACTTGAATTGGAGTTTGTCCCCATGTGACTGAAAGTGGGGTAGGTGAGGAATCTTTTAATGAGACTTCTAACCCTAATAATCAGCCTCCTACTTCTACTTTTCCTTCCATCCCTACAACTGGTCCTTCTGAAACTTCCAGCACTCCATTTGAATTTCAGTCTTCTACTATGCCTCCACCATCTCCTTCTATTGTGCCTCCTCCTTCATCTGATTATCCTGTAATAGATGATGATCCAACTGATGATGAAGTGGAAGATGAATCAGGATCTGAAGGGGATACTAGTGAAGATACTGAGGTTGACAGTGATGTTCATCAAGAGTATGTAGATATAAGGGCAACCAAGAGGCATTTCAAAAGGTCACAAAGGAGAAGTAGGGGAACTACTTCAGATCAGATTAATGTTAATGAGAAAGGTCCAGATATAGGGTATGATGAGACAAATAATGGTATTAGGGAAAGCTTAGTTGGTAAGCTAGGAGGTGATGAACCTTATTATCTAAGTGATGTAGTTCCTAGCTTTGAAATAGATGGTGAAGAGGTAGATCAAGTAGTGCATAAACCTGTTAGGAGGAAGAAAACCACAAATAGAGTTGTGTTTGATACAACTGCTGAAAAGATTGTTTGGGAATTAGGACTGGTTTTTGGAACTGTTGAAGAATTTAGAGTGGCAGTGACAAGATATGCAATCCAAGAAcatattcaaattgaaaaatatgtaaatgaGCCTGACAGAGTTAGAGTGAGATGTTGTAAAGAGAGTTGTCCTTGGTTGTTGTGTGCAAGTAAGAATAAAACTAGTGGAGATTTCATTGTTAAAACATACAACCCTATCCATAAATGTTTGACATCAACTCATAACTACCTGTGCAACTCAAAGTTTTTGGCCACCAAATACAAAGAAAGAATAACTCAACAGCCAAACATCAGCATTGTCTTGTTGCAGGACATTATTAGAAAGGAGTTGGATATTAATGTTGGTAGGACAACAGTGAGAAGAGCTAGGACTAGAGTGTTACAAGAGATCATGGGTAATCACATTATGGAGTATGGTAGGATTTTTTATTATAGAGatgaaatattaaatagtaATCCAGGTAGTACTTGTGTAGTGAAGGTTGGAGAAGATTCTGAAACTGGGCAGAAAATTTTTGAAGGATTTTATGTTTGCTTCAATGCTTTAAAGAAAGCATTTTTTGGAGGTGCTAGAAGGTTGATTGGTTTTGATGGGTGTTTTCTCAAAGGTGTGTGTAAAGGCCAGTTGTTAGTGGCAGTTTGTAGAGATGGAAACAACCAAATGCTCCCTATTGCTTGGGCAGTTGTTGAGGTTGAGAATCAGTATACTTGGACATGGTTTCTTGAACTAGTGAAGAATGATCTTGAACTTGGAGAAGGGCATCAACTATCCATCATTAGTGATATGCAAAAGGTAATTACTGATATCCATCTtactattttattgttgttgagtTTTTCACTTAAATTGATTCTTTTTCTGTTATGTTGGTTTGTTAGGGACTAGAAATTGTTGTAGATACTTTATTGCCACTTGTTGAACATAGAAAATGTGCAAGACATGTTCTTGCACATTGGTCAAAAAATTGGAAAGGAGTTGAAAGAAGAAGAGTGTTTTGGAGGATTGCTAAATCCACATTTGAAGCTGAGCTGAAGGACAATATAGAGATAATGAGGAAATTAGGACAAGAAGGTTTAGATAATCTTTTATGGTACAATTTGAATACATGGTGCAAGAAGTATTTTGAAGAATATAGCAAATGTGATGTTGTGGACAACAATATGACAGAAAGCTTTAATGCTTGGATAGTGTCTGCAAGGTATAAAACCATCATTATAATGCTTGAGGAGATAAGGGTGAAGATGATGAAAAGAATTGGTGATTTGAGAGAGTTCTCAAACACTTGGATCACTGATaaagattttgcaagaaaacATTCAAAAGTCTATGCAATGTAACTTGACTTGGAATGGAGAAAGAGGTTTTGAGATTAAACACCATGGATTTACACACACTGTGGACATTGTTAATAGGAGGTGTAGTTGCAGATCCTGGCAGCTTAGGGGAATTCCTTGTCCTCATGGTGTTGCTGCCCTTCATTACAAAAACTTGGAACCAATCCATTATGTGGCTAGCTGTTATAGCAAGGAAACCTACCTCAGCACATATGCCCATTTTATTCAGCCAATGAATAACATGAAAATGTGGTCAACATCAAATAATCCAATTGTAAAGCCACCAAAGATCAGAAAGTTGCCTGGAAGACCAGTTAAGGTTAGAAGAAAGGAAGCAGATGAAAGCAGAAAAACTGAAAAGTTGAGCAAAAGAGGTGCTGTAATGACTTGTAGCAAATGTGGCACACAAGGACACAATAAAAGAGGATGTCCTACAAGAAACCAAGCTGATCCAAGTCAATCAACTGAACCAGTTTCTCAAGCAAGAAGTACTGGTCCAAGTAAGTCATCTGAACCATCTTCTCATACACAGGTACTTTTATTTGTTACTCTCAAATGTATGTTATATGTggatgtatatatattgatatattaatatacagGCTACTGAAAGTGGTAGAGGAAAAGGCACAGGAAGAGCAAGTGGCAGAGGTGTTCCAGCTCAATCACATGAAAATGTTACAAACACAGAGGTAATATatctaattattatatcattgttAGATAATATAGATATGctttaatatttgatttcaaAGTACAGACTGTAAATGGTGGAGGTACAGGTAGAGGAGCAGGATCAGGAAGAGAAATGGCTCAAGAAAGAAATGTGAATGAAGGACTAAGTAGAGGAAGAGGAATGACTCAACATAGTCAAACTAGTTCAGAAGCAAACTACAGTAGAGGAGGCCTAGGAAGAGCGAAGAGACCAGTAGAACATGAAGACACTAGTGGAGGACAAACAAGACCTTTTAAAAGGCCAAGAATGGTAGGTGTTGGCATATACCAAGCTAAAGATGGATTTACAACTCTCAATGTAAGTTTACAACTATCAATGCAAGTTTACAATTGTGATTGCAAACCTCAATGTAATTGTCTAATATTTGACTGTGTATTTATTTGACTAAGCAGCCTGGATTGACAAGTAGAAGAGTCATCAATACTGGTACAAAAGTTACAAAGAGGGCTGATGTTGTCACTGGTGATATTGGCTACACACCAGTACGTGGATTCAAATGGAAGGGGAAGACAACTATTACAAGTAGCAATCTGGAAAGAATGAGGGCTGAAAAGGTTATCCAAACTAGGTCTGTAGCTGCTGCTAATGCTGCTAATAGCCAAGGCCAAACAACTTCAAGTAGAAAAACTTTTGTGCCATGGAAGTAGGGCATTTTGATGTTGTCTTGTTTATTTTGACAAACAAAATTTAACTAAGCATATATTTGTGTTGTTTTTTATTGGAAACAAACTCAATTTTGGGTGTAACCAAACAAACTTGAATGGTTGGAATCAAACTCGATTATGAAGTCTTCTTTTTTGTCAGTTTTGTTATTGCCTTTTTAATTGTAATTGACATATTTGTGAAGCTTCTCAAATGGTTGCCATGATAATATAGATTAGAGAACCAAATACATTAACTAATTGTTCAAATCATAACAATTTCGACAACAAAGAACAACAATAACTTGAACATTCAACAATCTTTCAAGTTACACACACCTACAACTAGCAAGATCAAGACAATTAGCTTCTAGGTACACACGcctacaatttcaaaaatttgaaagtaACTAAACATGTCTATGGCAATTTTGGTTGTACACACCTACAACTTACATCCTTCACATTCTTGGTTAGACTTAAACATAGAAAACACACAATAATGATCAAGACGATTAGCTTCAAGCTACAACATTTGCCcttctttttctccttcatCATGACTTGGTTACTTTCAACACGACTTTCATAAGATGTCAATATTTCTTCCAACTCCTTAATTCTCTTTGCTAATCTCGGAATAACATACTTGGATCTTATATCAACTTCTTCTTGATCCCTCCATCTAAAGAAGTTGCACGCATCCTCCTAAAATATGCAAaacacaaattaaagaaaaatacataaacaaaagatctccataaaaaaaattagtaaacatACACGATAGCGTGGACAAAACCAAAATCTTCGAGCTGGGTTATGCTCCGACCATGAAGTTTGCATTGATAGTAAGTCACCATGTTTGCATCGCAGTTTCACTCGCAAAATCGGATCATTCTCATCATTACAAATACGATTCAACATTGCATTTGACATTTTCAATCAAAAACTAACcacaaaattgagaagaaattcaaccataaaaaaactttaaattaacGTTTATACtggaaattaaaagagaaaagacgAATTCCTACCTTATTTTcttgaggaagatgaagaagtcGTCAAAAAGAGAACACCAATATTGTTCTTGCCatggaaatcaaaattttatggCTACCAACGgctatttttgagtttaaattggggaagatacaaaaattgattaaataattaatattaaagaaagaaaatgacatgTGGCTGTTTTAAAGtggtaaataaaaaggaaaaatggccCATCACGCGCCTAACGTGCGTGTAAACAACCCAGATGAGTTAATGGGTAAAAATGGCCAATTTACAAcaatatatagttgtttagtggTGTGATAGGACACTTCaaaagtttaggtgtctttatgcaaatatgggACAACTTCGATGGTCTCTTTGTGtcttttctcttaattttattattattaaagttCAGCTAATATCAACATCAAGAGGTcagtatattatattttatctaattatttttaataaaatcgaCCCCTAAagccttttttaaaaaaaaagtgaaaagaatAAGTATATCTTCGAACTATCGTAATGATATGCAGATATCCTTCgtcatatttttggaaaattgatgCCTCTGTCCtcaaaaaactagagcatatatgccCTTTTGTTCTAACGGGAGACCAAATATGGACACGTGACGCAGTCTTATCCATCCATCCGATGTTTGGTCGGTGGATAAAATTATGACACGTGTATTTTCATTAGTATCAATGTTCATAAAATAAGACGAAAATATCTGCATAACATTTACGATAGGTCGAAATATATTTATCCACTTTCTCTTAAAAATATACCTATTAATCATTAATTTTCTACAACACTAAACCTTCGCAACACCACATCGAGCAACACCGGAAGTTGCAGCGGCACCGCTCGTCGGAGGTAGGGTTTTTTAATTTTCGAAAATTCTGAGACCATTCTCCGATGATATCAGCACAGTGAACACTTATTTTTGTAGGATTAAATCTAGAGTTGAACAATAATTCCATTGAAATCGATTAACGTTTGCTGATTGAACGTTGTAAACTTGTTGTTACTTTGAAATCTCAGTGAGATGTCGTCAATAATACTACTTATTTGCTGATTAATGTGAAGTTTTTGCTTGATTCCCCATTATGCAGTCTCAAATGTAAGGAATGTTTTCTCATTTCTAATATTAATACACTTTTATTGCATCTGATTAGGAGTAAGACACACAGATTAGtaattaatttacaattttctcTAATCGTCTGCTTTAATGTTACTGGGATCTATTATAAAGTTGGGAAAAAGGCTAAATGTACCCGAACTATCATAAACGATACGCAGATATCCTACCGTCCAGAAACTAGAGTATATATGTCCGTCACTCTAACGGAAAACTAAATACGAACACGTGGCGCAATCTTATCCGTCGATAAGTGTCGGATcggtggataagattatgacacgtgtaCTCTGATAGTATAAAGggcatatatgctctagtttttggacggcaGGGACATCAATGTCCTAAAAGTATGACGGAGGGTATTTGCATACCATTTATGATAGTTCGGGGTATACTTGTCCTTAAGGATTTATTAGGCATTCGATTGACATTTTAGCGTTAGATTAGAAGCAagtttttgatttaaatatgaGGTTGTTGATCATGACttgaaaagaatttttataactGAATTTGCTTGCTGATATATTCAGCTAATGGGATTTGGATTTGTGATTATCATCTATACCTATAGTTTACTGTGTTTAATTGATTGCAATTTGTTGTTAATGTTACGATTTCTTGCGTATATGCCTTACACTACTTTGCTATTAGTTCTTTTAAATACGTTGCTATTAGTTCTTATACTACTCTTTCGGAAACAAGTGATAATGGTATTTGCTTACACTCGACCCTCCTCAAATCCCactttgtgggatttcactggttttattgttgctattgttgttgttgttggtcaAATGTGTATCAACTCgaaagattttaaaattttgagttaGCTTACGTTGTTCATGTTTTTCTGTGTAAACCTTTCGTTCAGGAGCTGTTTTGTCTGCCATTTTCAAGTGCTCTTATTGATTATATTCTATCATTATGGATGCTCTGAATGAACTGAGCTACAAACCACCCCCGGAATTTGAGGAGGTCAAAAAGGATTCACTTGTCAATCTTAACATTGCAGTCTCAACTGAGCTCTGGCTTATACAGTGGCCCTTTAATCAAGTAAGATTCATGAGAATTTATTGTTCTTCTAATTTTAGGATGCAATAAGGTGCATTCTTTTTTCCCCAATCATTCAAGTGACTATTGAAAATAATATCGGAACAAGTTCATTTCAACATCTATGTGTGTTAGTGCACAAAAGATGATATTCTTTTCTTACATGTTCATAGTCTCTAAGGACCATTCTCACATTACCATAGTTTGATGTACATTAttgtctctctttttctttatctATGAGACCTTATTTATGtattcaaagaaaatatgaatttcGTCATCATACAACAATGAGAAGAGAACGGTAGATGAAAATGAAACAAGTATGTAAAGCAAATAGATTCTTGATTCAAGTAAAGCGTATAAAAAACAAGTATGTAAAGAAAATACAATCGCAAAGAAGTCATGCGGAAAACAATGAGAAGAGAACGGTAGATGAAAATGAAACAACGGGTAATGCTAAATcgaagaataataacaatactagAAATGTAACTAGACAAGGCTCGACTTATTAACCTTTTACTCTTCCTCCATATCTTCCTATATCTTCCTAGCTAGGGTCATGTCATTTATAAGTTATAGCTGGTCCATGTCTTGTCTAACTATCGTTTTCCATAACTTCTTCAGTCTACCTCTCCTAACATCCACTATAGTCAACCTCTCACTTCTCATTGGGGCATATGTGCATCTTCTTTGCCTCTACCACTCCTTACATCCACTATAGCCAACCTCTCGCTCTCCACTAGGGCATTTGTGCATCTTCTCTTCTAGAAGATAATTTTATAATCcttgaagttttgtttggaaAGTGAGAAAGGAAAGGAATACAAAATGACGGCAAATGTGAGACAAAGTTTTTCTGTTCCTTCATAAATACAGGGAGCAAATAAGAGATTTCAGGGAAGAAACTCAGATGCCATGGTCTCTAAGTGAAGAGATTTTCTGTCTCTCTCTGTTTCCTTTTCTGGGACAAACCATGTAAAAATTAACCATCCTTCCCTAGTCtctaaaaaaaagagagagtttACTTATGAGATTTACTATGATTTTGGACAGAATGAGAATAATTGTGCACTTGAggatgtaaatatatatttcagtCCTTGTCACTTACGGTTCTGAGTTATGACATTTCCAATTGGCTACTCCAGCATCCAGGTCTTGATGGGCAAGAAGTTTCGTTGAAGCTCCATCATGATGGGCATATGGGCAGCTTTGAGGATTCATCTGGCAAGTATAGTCTGAAGAATAACATTTACGTATAATTGAGTTTTTGTCTCCCCACCTCAACCAATCTAGTAGTCGTATCAgcctttttaaaatataacgaAAGATGCTTTTAATTTCTTAACATCTTGCtcaatgttgtttttataaCAGGTAAATCATATGAAGTGGTCAGTTGTAGAGCACAAGACCCAGATGCGGTAGTCTTTCTATCTTCCCAGTCTGAGCCAAAAATCGGTAACTCTTAGTTCCTTTGCATTTTGCTGTCTATTTGTCTGCTTATTCACTCATGATCTTGCAATACTCAAAACATGCAATTTTGCATGGTACAAACCATTATGATTGTACGATGCGTTGTTGTCATGTGAATACTAAAGCTAATGTGACTCAACATCTTTGATGATTTCAATATATGACATGCTCGTTTTGTTTGCATATTGAAATTTTACTGCTCTCTCTTAGTTGTGCGGAACTTACACATAATCCAACTACTAATGCTCTTCTGTTTATATTTTTGGTAGAGCTTATTGTTATTCCTTAATGTAAACCTCTATATGATCCAATGCTGTTAATTTCCCATTCAAGCACAAAATTAAGGCGTTTGAGCAGATTTTAACAGTGATCTGTTCTGAAGTTGTTCTAGTGAGCAATATAAAGAACTTTTACGTGTAAGATATTTGCGCCTAGACTGTACCTATGACTCCAGCTTTCATTTATCAAGGAAATTGTTCTCGAAAGATTGCACACAGAGCCGAGCGTGGACTGCGTTCAAACAGTATAATCATATGTCAATTAGTGTCCACTTCTTCAAGACTCTCTCTGATGTTTAATACTATCCTGTTTTACGAAGACTATCCTGTTTACGAAACTATACTATGATCCTTTTCTCCCTCACTGTTATAATTGTTGAGCAGTAAGCACCATGTGAGATGTTTAATTGCACCAATTATAATGCTTTTGCATGTTTTGGCAGCTGGTAAAATTTCGCGACGTGTTTCCTTTATCCACTACCCGGAACCAAGTGAGCTTAAACAGAACAGCATAAACTTGAAGCAGATGATGGCTCAGAGATCATCAGGTACTACTACTACATTGACCAATTCTTCTCGTCGTTTTGCAACTCCTAGTCAAAGTACTAGGACGCGAAGTATTATGCAATCAGGGAGTTCATCCAAATCGACCATTAGAAAACACGGTGATGGCCAATCTGTTCAAGATTCGGGCAAAAGTGGTCGTAGTGTATTGACCTCTTCAGGATCCTTCGATCACTCTCGagatcaaaaatcaaacaagaaaaggaaaactGATGGTTGAATTGCTGCCTCAAGTGTTATAAATCGAATTGTTTTTGGTTAAAGAATCTCTTTCTAGCTGCTCTAGAGCGCGTTAACCATTCAACGCCATTAGTTTCACTCTTACGATATGTAAATGTATGAGGTTTTTGTGCTATAGCGCTTTGTTAATAATACATGGATAAGCatagaattgttcttttaaaCACACCAAATCAAACTTTGGACTGGAAAAAAATAGTTTCAAAATATTTGCAAAGAAAAAAACCCAGCAAATTAAGATTTTGGCCCAACCAAAAAAGGgtataataatttaatgtaataaaaaaaagtcaattgaaaattttattatagattttaaagggTTAAATTTATCCACATCAGGTGTTTGCATCAATTTAATACATACATGCCGcgtgtttaaatttatagttcattttactcaatcttaattaattaacatgtgTTCTATTTCATTACTCCCTCCGTcggtattatttgtcatggtttctatttttagaatcaaaatataaaaactttgaataacattttaagatgcattttttcatcatattaaaatgcaaaaaaaattgtaatttatagtacttttgatatagttttagaatatctaatttttttatcaaaatatcgaattaatgtgatttaatttacctttgaaaattattcaaattcacTTTCTATAAGCACAACATGACAAACATTGTCGGACGGAGAGAGTAACTCACATAATAATGAATTTGGTGTAAACACCTGGTTCAGGTATGTTTTTTTCATATTGAAAATTGTTTTCtctgtataaaataattttaatatcaaaagtATATTGATGTTTGTCAAAcacaatttatttatcaaaaacacTTTTCAAACAAATTAGCCAAACAAaaactattatttaaaaaaaaaaaacactttcccaaattattttttttaaatgcttTCTAAAATAAACAATTTGACTAAGactctaaaatatttattaaaaaagggTGAATGATTTTTTAGATTTAAGGAAGTATCAACCcttttttaacttttcaaaTAAACTTAGGTGGATAACGACTTTATGACATTAAATTAGTCAAAATGGAAATTAATGATCTACTAAATGCGTAATTAATTGAGCAAGAGTAACAACCAAAACAGAAGTGGagcaattaataattataaatataaatatgagcATTTTTACTTGTTActgtttgatttgatatatttattaagaaaataattattgatatacgAAGTTTATCTTATTATTCCACTAAATGATGTTTAGTACTCTCTCTATCCACTTTTAATTATCATGTTGCGcattttcgaaagtcaatttaattattttttaaagtgaaagtagattataataatttgatattttaaacaaaaaaaaaacttaaatattcacaaactatacaaaaagtactataaatttcaatttattgcatatcaatatgatcaATAATACAAcgtaaaatattagtcaaagtaCTCATTGTTTGATTCTACAAAACTGAAATCATGCCAACTAAAAGTGAACGGAAGTAATATCAAGTTTTGAAAAAAGATTTGGAGAATAGTATTTAATACTACGGACAAATCATGaaatagataattattttttctta is part of the Solanum lycopersicum chromosome 1, SLM_r2.1 genome and harbors:
- the LOC101260666 gene encoding mediator-associated protein 2-like; protein product: MDALNELSYKPPPEFEEVKKDSLVNLNIAVSTELWLIQWPFNQHPGLDGQEVSLKLHHDGHMGSFEDSSGKSYEVVSCRAQDPDAVVFLSSQSEPKIAGKISRRVSFIHYPEPSELKQNSINLKQMMAQRSSGTTTTLTNSSRRFATPSQSTRTRSIMQSGSSSKSTIRKHGDGQSVQDSGKSGRSVLTSSGSFDHSRDQKSNKKRKTDG